A stretch of DNA from Lujinxingia litoralis:
CCCGCTCCCGAGTATCGAGCAGTACCGCCCCCTTACGCCCTACCGCCGCAACAACCTCCTCAGTCGTCGCCCGACGCCCTTCCTGACGCCTCGCCACCACATCGCCGGCCGCTCGATCGCCCTGTCCTCCCCGCTCCAGCTCCCCGCCGGCGGCCTCCCAGGCCTGCACGCCCCCCCAGAGCACCTTCACCTGACGATGCCCCAGATACTCCAGCGTCCAGTGCAAACGCCCCTCCTCTCCCCAGGTCCCGGGCGCCCTCCAGGCCCCGTAAATCACCACCGGTGTCCCGGCCCGCACCCCCGCCTCCCGCAGCCGGGCCTCCACCAGCGCATCATCGCCCAACGCCCCCTGCTTCTCCCCGCGCACCAGCGTGGTCCAGGGCAGATTGGCAGCCCCGGGAAGATGCCCGCGCCGAAAATCCGAAGCCTCCCGCGCATCCAGCACCGCCGCCCCCTCCGCCATCAGGGCGCGAGCGCGGGCCACATCCACAAAAACCTCAACCTCCTGCTCCCCCCAGGCCTCCAGACCGCCCGGCGCCCCGCGCTCCTGGGCCTGCGCCGGACAGATCACGCCCGCCGCGCACAACCCGCCCAGGCTCAGCACCGCCACCAGAGCTAGCACCCACCCCGACCTCGTCCGCGTCACCTCGCTTACATCTCTGCCCATCTCCACTCCCTTGCACCGCGCTTTACAGCCCGGCCCTCTCGCTCACCTGACCCACTCGACCATCCCGGAACAAAAAACCGGCAAGCGTACGCTCGCCGGCTCCCACCGCGCTCTAAAAAAGACGCACAACCCCGGGGCTTTATTTACCACGCCTCAATCACGCGCCTCGACCACCTTGACCGTAGCTTCATCCCGCGACCACTCCCACCACGACCCGTCGTAATTCTTGGGCTCCGGATACTCCAGCCACTTGAGCACCGCGTAGAAAAATCCGCTGCGCACGCCGCTCTGGCAATAGGGAATGGCGAGCGTCCCCTCATCGATGCCCAGAGCCTCCAACTCCGCGCGAATGTCCGCGGCCGGACGCAACGTCCCGTCCGCCTCCAGCACATTCTCCCAGTGGTAATGCACCGCCTCGGGGATGTGGCCCCCTTCCGGGTTATCCCGCAGGTTCTCGGCAAACCACTCCTCGATCGTGCGGGTGTCCACCAGGCGCAGGGTCTCATCCTCAATGGCCGCCTCAACCTCTTGCTGCGTCGCGCGGCGCTGCGGCTGGAGCTCCACGGTGAAATCGCCAGCGCCAGCCTCGGTCACACCGGCCTCAATCGCGGCAAATCGCGCCTGCTTCCACGAATCAAACCCTCCCTCCAGCAGGTAGACCTGATCGTGCCCCAGATACTCCAGCGTCCAGAACACGCGCCCCGAAACCGACTCCGCGCTCCCCCCGCCCCCGTAAATCAGCACCGGCTGATCCTCGTTGATGCCGTAGCCCCGCGCCACGCGCTCCAGGGTCTCCACGTCATCCTCAATCAGCCCGTTGAACCCCTCCCGGGCAAACGCCTTCCAGTCCACCCGGATCGCCCCGGGCACATGCCCCTGCACAAACGCCTCCGACGCGCGAGCATCGAGCACCAACGCGCCCTGGCGCCGTAAAAACTCAAATTCATCGGCCTGCAAAAAGATCCGCGCCTGGCAGGTACCACTCTCCTCCGAACACCCCTCGGGAGTCGCCAGCTCAGTGACCTCCTGACCGCATCCCGCACTCAACGCCAGGGCCAGCGCCACCATCGTCCCGCCAATCCACCCGCGAACCATCTTCGTCTCCGCTCTCTGCATCATCTCTCCCGCTGGCGTCGCCATCGTTATGTGAAACCTCTCCAAAGCCCCAAAATCCCCACCTGCAAAATAGGAATTACTGAGCCGCAAAACCATAGCGACACACTAGGAATTACTCAACACCTCCACGCAAAACAAAAACACAAACAAAACCAACCACTTACAACCAAACCCCACACAGACTGAGAAAAAACCACCTGCCGCACGCAACTTTCTCCGCCGCCTCGCGACAATAAAAACACCGCTCTCGCCCCCCTTCGGCCTAAGGCCCCCATCGCGAGCTCACGTCACGGAGACCCTCATGAACCGCATCGACAACTCCTCCTCTCCTCTCCCCCCAAGCACCGACGAATTTGTGGGCCCGCCCCTGCCCACCTGCACTCCGGTAACCAACGCCGCCTCTGAGGCGGCCACCGCCACACCCCCTCAAAACGACACCTGGGAGACCGACGCCTCGGAGAGCCCATCCCTCTTCGAGCGCGCCAAAAACGCCGCCACCGGCGGCCTGGAGCGCGCCCGCAATGCCCTGGGCAACCCGGGCTCGTTGACCCGTGAGGCTTTTGCGCCCGTGGTCGACTTCTTTGAGCCCTCCCCCTCCACCACCGAGGCCATCAGCAAGGCTCGCCAGGCCGTCGAAGAGACCGTCACCCGCGTCACCGAAAACCTCGACCCCGAGACCCTCGAGAAGACCGCGCAAACCCTGGCCGAGAACCCCGAGCTCTTCGTGCAAGCCATCGAAAGCTCCATCGACCAGGCCCAGGCCACCGTCGACGCCGCCCGCAGTCTGGGCAAAGACGCCCTCAGCACCTTTGCCACCACCGTCGAGCAGCGCTTCGACGACAAGGTCGATGAGGCCAAAACCAACCTCAAAGAAGTCCAAACTAACATTAACGACGCCGCCAAAACCCTTGGCCAGGCCCACGGCGCCATCTCCGACGCCATCGACAAAAAGATCGATCAGGAGATCGCCGAGGCCAAAACCGCCATCAAAGAAGGCATCAAAGAGGGCGTGCAAGACGCGGTGGCGGCCTACAAGTCCTACGAGCTGGTCAACCGCGTCGTCGACTCCGCCATCGTCGGGGTCGGCTCGATCGCCGGCAACGCTGTGAGCACCACCATCAACGAGCTCGGCGGCGGCCTCGGAGAGTCCGTCGTTAAACATCGCGCCAGCATTGAAGCGGCGCTCACCCCCCTCAAAGCTGCCCACGACTGGATCGCAAGCCCCATCAGCCTCAGCGACGACAGCCTGGCCCAGATCGGCGCCAAACTTCTTGTCACACCTCTCTCGGGCTCACTCTTCGTCGCCGGCATCGCCCTCGACACCCTTGGCGCCCTCCCCGACATCGCCGAGGCGATGGTCAACGCAAAAGACGCGCTCCCCACGAAAGAGAACTTCAACAAGCTCGTCGACGACCTGCAGCCCGGCGAAACCCGCGAGATCAGTGGCGAACTTCTCATCAAAGTCGCCGCCAGCCTCGGAGCCAGCGTCAGCTCGTCTCGCACCATCGAGGTCACCCGCGACGCCCAAAACCCCAACTTCATCGAGCTCACCCTCAAAGACGCCGACGCCGGAGCCCTCGTCGTTGGAAAAAGCGTCCAGGATCAGGGCGCCTCCGTCGATGCCGGCCTCAAATACACCAATAGCGCCACCCTGCGCTTCGACACCCGCGATCCCGCCGACCTCAACCGCGCCCGCACCGCAACCACCGCCGCCTTCGTGCCCGTCGACCCCGACACGATCGGCAACGTCTTCGACAAAAACCTCGTCTCCGTGCGCCAGGAGTTGGCCTCCTCCGCCTCCGCCTCCGCCGCCCTGCCCACACTCCCCCTGGGCATCGATCTCGGCCTCACCCAATCCGTCGCCCGCGAACATATCCCTGACGACTACGTCCACATCGAACGCCTGGAGGTCGGCATCAAACAGGAAGCCTCCCTGGGCAAAGATCTTTTCCAACTTCCCCCCGACGTCTTCGCCTCCCTCTCCCAGAATGCCCCCGACGCCGTCTCCGGCACGCTCGCCGAAATCTTCGCCTCCCAGACCGGCGGGCAGGTGGGGCTCAAGGCTGGTCTCTCCGCCGAGGCCACCATGGCGGTAGAGTTCCACAACATCACCCCCCAGACCCTGGAGGTGGACCTCAAGCTCACCGGCGATCTGGCCGGCCCCGAGCATGAGCTTCACCTCAAGGTCACGCTCCACGATCTGCCCGAGCTCGCAAAAGCCCTCGACCGCACCCCCGACGAGCTGGCCCGCGCCCTCAACGACGGCTCAACCACCCCGGCCGAGCTCTTCAACATCGTCGGCAAACCCGCCGAACATCTGGAGGTCAAAATCACCCGCTCCAGCACCCAGTTCGAAGGCACAAAAATCGACGTGATGGGCCTCAAACTCAACAACGGCACCCGCCAGAAGACCGAAGAGGTTTGGAGCCACTTCGGCGCCCGTGAGCCTGCCGCTCAAGCCGAGCTGGCCCCCTTTAGCGCCGCGAGCCATCAACACCTCTCGGTCTAGATTCTCCACCCTGCGCGGCGCGCAACCTCAACCGAGGTTGTCCAACCCCATGCGCGCCGCGTAGGCTTTGACCGCTGCAACCGGCGCCCGAAAGGTCTCATCGCTGCCGATATTAAACACCACCCCCTCAACGCGATCCTCCACCGCCACCAGGCGCTCCATCGACTCCCGCGGGTCCAACACCAGCAGCTGCACCGTCCCATCGGGCGCCGCCATCCCCACCTGACGACTAAACTCCTTAATGCGCCGCACGTTGGTAAACGCCAGCAGCCAGGCTTCCTCCCCCAGCATCGTGACCATCGGCGTGGCCGGCCCCTCCTGACGCGTCGATGGCAAAAAATACCACCCTTTGAGTAAAAACACCGCGCGCCAGAGCGCCTCGATATTCTCTGTGGTAGGCTCCCGCCGAGCACGCGCGACGTAGTCTCGTATTTCCAGTGCGGACATAGGCTCGCTCCCTGTGGTGTTCGCGCCTGCTGGCGCTGATGGCGCCTCTTCTATTGGCAACGCGCCTCCCTGCGTCAAGTTCTACCGCCTTCCGTGTCGTAGGTACCCTCCATGCTTTCTGCTCTCTGGCGGCTTTTGACCGCCCTCCTGGTCGCCTTCATCCTGGCGATTCCGCTTGCGTCCTCCACCGTACAGGCTCAAGACGCGCTCCACGCAGGCCATGCTCACGCCACTGCTCATGGGCACGCTGCAGCCGACCACCACGGCGACGAAGTCACCGAGTGGATCTGCCCGATGGAGTGCAACGACCTGCGTTTCGACGAATTCACCCAATGCCCCATCTGCGGCATGGACGTCGTCCCCCACAAGGTCAAACGCGCCCCCCAACCGGCCTCCGAAGAGGTGCTGGAGTGGATCTGCCCGATGGAGTGCAACGACCTGCGCTTCGACGAATTCACCCAGTGCCCCATCTGCGGCATGGACGTCGTCCCGCATAAGGTGCAGCGGGTCGCAACCGGTGACGAAGCCATCTTCAGCGAGCTCGAAGAAGGCGCGTTCTTTGATCCCGACGCCCTGATGAGCCAGGCCGAAGTCATCGCCGATCGCCCCGAGCGAGCGCTGATGCCCGGCGTCCCCAACTGGATCTTCTATCTGGGCCTGGGCCTCCTCCTGGCCCTCTCCTGCGGACTTCTCCTGGCCCTGGGGGAGCCCACCCGCAACATGCAAAAGACCTCCAAACGCTGGGACTACCCCCGCTTTGAGCTCACGCGCCTGGCCTTCTTCAAATCCCTGGTCACCTGGCGCGGCTTCCAGCCCCTGGTGCAGATCCCGGTGGTCGCGCTCTTTATCCTGGTGATCGTCGCCGGACTCATCGGCTCTCAGGATCCCTCCCGCAACCTGGCCCCGGTACTCACCTGGAACATCTGGTGGATGGGCCTGATCTTCTTCGCGTTCTTCGCCGGCGAGGTCTGGTGCACGGTCTGCCCGTGGATGGCAGTGCCCGACTGGCTCAAACGCCTGAGCAAAAAACTCCCCGGCCGCGATCGCCCCCTGGGACTGGAGCGCTCCTGGCCCCGCGCCCTGCGCAACCTCTACCCGGCCATCGCCATGTTCATGGCGCTTACCTGGCTGGAACTCGCCTACGAAGCCCCCTACCGTCCCGCGCTCACCTCGGTGATGGGCCTGGCCATGGTCGCCATGGCCGCCGCCACCCTCTTTATCTTCGAGCGCAAGGGCTTCTGCCGCTACGTCTGCCCGGTGGGCCGCGTCACCGGCGCCTACGGCACCACCGGCATGCTTGAGATTCGCCGCCGCGACGCCCAGATCTGCAAATCCTGCCGGACCAAAGATTGCTTTCACGGCAACGAGCGCGGCCTGCCCTGCCCCACCGGCGAGTTTATGGGGGCGATGAACGAAAACAGCTACTGCACCATGTGCACCGAGTGCCTTAAAACCTGCCCGCACGACAACGTCGCCATCAACGTTCGCGCCCCCATCGCCGACCTCTTAGGCCCCCACCGAAAACGCCTCGATGAGGCCTGGCTTCTGCTGGCCATCTTCCTGGTCACGATCTTCCACGGCCTGGCCATGATCCCGCTCTGGACCCGGCAGACCGTCCCCCCGCTTCGCGACGCTCTCGAAGGCCTCCTGGGCACCGACCCGGGCTACCTGGTGGCCTTTACCCTCGGCATGGGGGCCTTCTTCATCGCCGCGGTCCTCCTCTACCTGGGCGCCTGCGGGCTCTCAAAATGGGCCAGCGGCAACGCCTTCTACCGACTGCGCGACTTCTTCATCGCCTACGCCTACCCCCTGCTCCCGGTGGCCCTGGCCTACCACCTGGCCCACAACGCACTGCACTTCTTCTACGAAGGCAGCAAACTTGTACGCCTGATAAGCGATCCCTTCGGCTGGGGCTGGGACCTCTTCGGCACCGCCAAAAGTCCGCTCACCATGCTGGTTCCCCTGGAAATCCTCTGGACCGCCCAGCTCACGCTGGTCGTGCTGGGTAACCTGGCCTCCATCTGGCTGGTCAACCGCGCCACCCACCGCATGTTCGGCAACCGCCGCCAGGCGCTTCGCGCCCTGGCACCCATTGCCATCTTCGCCCTGCTCTTAAGTGTGGCCGCACTCTGGCTGCTCTCCCAACCCATGGAAATGCGCACCGCCTGAACCCGATAAAATCGCGCTGGCTTTTTGCCCATAGCCGCGAAATAACTTCGGCTCACCCCTCGGCTGTGCGAGACGATGGCCCCTCGCACCTCCCGGATGTCCCTTTCTCCTCTGCCCGCACGATGCGCCCCCACCCGGGCGCAGACTCGCTATGACCTCCCAGCCTCCCACAGATGAGCCTCGGAACCCCGAAGGCCAGCCCCCCTCCGACGTATCCCCGAGCTCCGAGCAGCTGCCCGCCGGTCTCTGGGAGGCCTTCCGCGACGTTCACGCCATGCGCGCGGCCCTGGTCCTGCTCGCGCTGGCCGCCACCATCGCCATGCTGAGCTTCGCCAAAACGATCCTCATCCCGATCGTGCTGGCCTTCTTCCTCAGCTACGTCCTGGGCCCCTTCGTCACCGCCCTGATGCGCGTACGCCTGCCCGGCACCCGCCTCTCCCTGCCTCGCGGCGCCGCCGCCCTGGTCGTCGTCGTGCTCGCCGTGGCCATGACCGGCGTGGTCGGCACCTTCATCGGCGATCAGGTCCGCCGCCTGGCCCTGGAAGTGCCCAACTACCAGGAACGCCTGGTCGACAACATCACCGAACTGCGCAGCTCCATCACCGAGCTGCAACTCCGCGTGGAAAACTCTCTGGAGCCCTTCCGCCGCGAAGGCGACGAGATCGCCCCCGCCCAACCCCCGGTCGATGAAGACCAGCGCGACGTCACCGCCGAACGCGTCCAGGTCTTCCTCCAACAGGGCGGAAGCGACTTCTGGGGCACCACCTCCTCGTTTATCGCCGGGGGCCTGACCAGCTTCTTTGGCATCGTCGCCCAGGCCCTGATGTGCATCTTCGTCCTCGTCTTCGTCCTGGCCCAGGGCCCCCGGATGCGCGAGCGCGTGCTCGAAGCCGTGGGCGATGGCCCCCGCAACCGCCAGGCCATCAACATCATCCTGCGCAACGTCAACGAAGACGTGCAGCGCTACCTCTTCAACCGCTTCGCCACCAACACCTGCGTGGCCATCATCACCGGCACCGCCCTCTACCTCTACGGGCTCGACTTCGCCTTTTTGCTCGGCATCCTGGCCGGCCTCTTCAACTTCATCCCCTACGTCGGCCCCATCATCGGCACGATCTTCCCGGCCACCATCGCCTACATGCAGTTCGGTGAACTCTCGGATGTGCTCTGGTGCGCGCTGATCTACGGCAGCATCACCGGCCTGGAGGGCAACCTGGTCACCCCCTTTGTCATCGGCCGACACCTCAAGCTCAACAGCCTGGCCGTGCTCCTCTCGGCGATCTTCTGGGGCTGGATCTGGGGCGCCCCCGGCCTCCTCCTGGCCATCCCCATCGTCGCCACCCTGAAATCCGTCTCCGAAAACCTCGACTCCCTGCGCCCCCTGGCGGCCTTCCTGCGCGGATAACCCCGCCGCACAGTTGCCCCGCCCTCCTCCTGGCCCTACAATCGCGCCTCCTCATCCTTCGGACTGCCCCGCCAGCCTCGGGAGCGCGCGATGCTTACCCTTCAAGACGGCCGCTACCACTGCACCGAGCTCCTGGGAGAGGGCTCCATGGGCCGCACTTTCCTGGCTGACGACACCCGCTCCGGCCAGAAAGTCGCCGTCAAAGCTCTCTATCCCTCGCGCCTGGCCACCCTCAAAGACTTTGAGCTCTTTGAGCGCGAGGCCCACGTCCTCCAGCGCCTGGACCACCCGCAGGTGCCCGCCTACATCGACGCCTTCTCCGAAGGCCACGGCGACGCCCTCTGCTACTACATCGTCCAGGCCTACGCCCCGGGCCACAACCTGCGCGAGTTCCTCGATCGCGGCGAACGCTTTGACCAGGAGCGCCTCCTCGACCTGATGATCCAGCTCGCCGAAATCCTGGCCTACCTCCACTCCCAGGAGCCCGGGGTCGTCCACCGCGACCTCAAACCGGCCAACATCATCCTGTGCCACCAGGGCAAAATCCCCACTCTGGTCGACTTCGGGGCAGTGCGCGAGGTCGTGCGCCTGACCATGGGGGGCGGCTCTACCATCATCGGCACCTTCGGCTACATGCCCCCCGAACAGCTGATGGGACGCGCCCTCCCGGCCACCGATCTCTACGCCCTGGGCATCACCTCGCTGGAGTGCCTCACTCGCCGCACCCCCTCCGATCTCCACGGCGAAGATGCCGCCGCCATGATCGACGCCCTCAACGACATCTCCCTCGACCTGCGCCGCGTCCTACGCCGACTCTGCGCCCCGAAAGTCGAAGATCGCTACCCCTCGGCCACAAGCCTGCTCCAGGACCTGAAGCAACTCCGCAGCGCTCAGACCCTCATCCACATCGACCGCCTGGAGCGCGACATCGCCCGCCGCCAGCTCGAACGCGAAAAGGCCCTGGTCAACGCCACCGGCACCGCTGTGACCTTCCTGGCCGGCCTGATCGCCTTTGTCATCCTCGGCGCCAGCTTTCTCGGCCTGATCCTGACCCTTCGCTCCCTGCTCAACTCCGTGGCCGTCCCCACCAGCGCCACGCTGGCCCTCAGCATCCTCGGCCTCCTGGTACCCCTGCTCATCCTGAGCACCCGCTACATCCAGAGCTCCTGGAACGCCCCCCCGCCCGGCTGGCTTCGCACCCCCGGCGTCATCTCCGGCTTTGATACCCTCAGCCTCGCCGAATCCGAGCAGCTCCTCGTCAACCTGAGCTACTCCTTCGAACACCGTGGCCAAACCCTCGACTATCAGGCCCATGCCGCCACAGCCCCCTTCTCACTCTTCACCCAGAGCTCTTCGCTGCCCGACAAACTCCAACGCCTCAACCAGCACAAAGGCACCTCCTTCGACATCTTTGTCGACCCGACCAATCCCCACAACCATATCGCCATCGAAGTCCTCAACGCCGAGATGGAATATCTCGAACCGATCCACCACTTCGACCCTGAACACCCCCATCACCCGGCCTGAGCACCGAGCGGCCCATCACCGCAGGTGGCCTTGTGCCCCGGCCACACAGGGTCTAAGATTTACGCGCCGTGTCGCCAGCTCAATTGCCCCTGCGGCACATCCAGATACACCGGTCCATGACGTCTAGCCCTCTGGCCCCGGCCAGAGCCCCTTTAGCGTACGGTCAAGGAGTTCGCGTGGCGAACGATACCATCCTCATTGTCGATGCGGACACCAGGTCCCAAAAGGTCTTAGAGGTCAGCTTTAAAAAAGCCGGCTAC
This window harbors:
- a CDS encoding serine/threonine protein kinase is translated as MLTLQDGRYHCTELLGEGSMGRTFLADDTRSGQKVAVKALYPSRLATLKDFELFEREAHVLQRLDHPQVPAYIDAFSEGHGDALCYYIVQAYAPGHNLREFLDRGERFDQERLLDLMIQLAEILAYLHSQEPGVVHRDLKPANIILCHQGKIPTLVDFGAVREVVRLTMGGGSTIIGTFGYMPPEQLMGRALPATDLYALGITSLECLTRRTPSDLHGEDAAAMIDALNDISLDLRRVLRRLCAPKVEDRYPSATSLLQDLKQLRSAQTLIHIDRLERDIARRQLEREKALVNATGTAVTFLAGLIAFVILGASFLGLILTLRSLLNSVAVPTSATLALSILGLLVPLLILSTRYIQSSWNAPPPGWLRTPGVISGFDTLSLAESEQLLVNLSYSFEHRGQTLDYQAHAATAPFSLFTQSSSLPDKLQRLNQHKGTSFDIFVDPTNPHNHIAIEVLNAEMEYLEPIHHFDPEHPHHPA
- a CDS encoding sulfurtransferase, translating into MLALVAVLSLGGLCAAGVICPAQAQERGAPGGLEAWGEQEVEVFVDVARARALMAEGAAVLDAREASDFRRGHLPGAANLPWTTLVRGEKQGALGDDALVEARLREAGVRAGTPVVIYGAWRAPGTWGEEGRLHWTLEYLGHRQVKVLWGGVQAWEAAGGELERGGQGDRAAGDVVARRQEGRRATTEEVVAAVGRKGAVLLDTRERAEYEGRARYGESRGGHIPGAVHLWWEDLFEGPAMKPRAEIEAMLRARGITPDQEVIAYCTGGIRSGFVYSVLRALGYAQVSNYDASMWEWTRHPERAVE
- a CDS encoding AI-2E family transporter, with protein sequence MTSQPPTDEPRNPEGQPPSDVSPSSEQLPAGLWEAFRDVHAMRAALVLLALAATIAMLSFAKTILIPIVLAFFLSYVLGPFVTALMRVRLPGTRLSLPRGAAALVVVVLAVAMTGVVGTFIGDQVRRLALEVPNYQERLVDNITELRSSITELQLRVENSLEPFRREGDEIAPAQPPVDEDQRDVTAERVQVFLQQGGSDFWGTTSSFIAGGLTSFFGIVAQALMCIFVLVFVLAQGPRMRERVLEAVGDGPRNRQAINIILRNVNEDVQRYLFNRFATNTCVAIITGTALYLYGLDFAFLLGILAGLFNFIPYVGPIIGTIFPATIAYMQFGELSDVLWCALIYGSITGLEGNLVTPFVIGRHLKLNSLAVLLSAIFWGWIWGAPGLLLAIPIVATLKSVSENLDSLRPLAAFLRG
- a CDS encoding sulfurtransferase; amino-acid sequence: MVRGWIGGTMVALALALSAGCGQEVTELATPEGCSEESGTCQARIFLQADEFEFLRRQGALVLDARASEAFVQGHVPGAIRVDWKAFAREGFNGLIEDDVETLERVARGYGINEDQPVLIYGGGGSAESVSGRVFWTLEYLGHDQVYLLEGGFDSWKQARFAAIEAGVTEAGAGDFTVELQPQRRATQQEVEAAIEDETLRLVDTRTIEEWFAENLRDNPEGGHIPEAVHYHWENVLEADGTLRPAADIRAELEALGIDEGTLAIPYCQSGVRSGFFYAVLKWLEYPEPKNYDGSWWEWSRDEATVKVVEARD
- a CDS encoding 4Fe-4S binding protein → MLSALWRLLTALLVAFILAIPLASSTVQAQDALHAGHAHATAHGHAAADHHGDEVTEWICPMECNDLRFDEFTQCPICGMDVVPHKVKRAPQPASEEVLEWICPMECNDLRFDEFTQCPICGMDVVPHKVQRVATGDEAIFSELEEGAFFDPDALMSQAEVIADRPERALMPGVPNWIFYLGLGLLLALSCGLLLALGEPTRNMQKTSKRWDYPRFELTRLAFFKSLVTWRGFQPLVQIPVVALFILVIVAGLIGSQDPSRNLAPVLTWNIWWMGLIFFAFFAGEVWCTVCPWMAVPDWLKRLSKKLPGRDRPLGLERSWPRALRNLYPAIAMFMALTWLELAYEAPYRPALTSVMGLAMVAMAAATLFIFERKGFCRYVCPVGRVTGAYGTTGMLEIRRRDAQICKSCRTKDCFHGNERGLPCPTGEFMGAMNENSYCTMCTECLKTCPHDNVAINVRAPIADLLGPHRKRLDEAWLLLAIFLVTIFHGLAMIPLWTRQTVPPLRDALEGLLGTDPGYLVAFTLGMGAFFIAAVLLYLGACGLSKWASGNAFYRLRDFFIAYAYPLLPVALAYHLAHNALHFFYEGSKLVRLISDPFGWGWDLFGTAKSPLTMLVPLEILWTAQLTLVVLGNLASIWLVNRATHRMFGNRRQALRALAPIAIFALLLSVAALWLLSQPMEMRTA